From Pan troglodytes isolate AG18354 chromosome 9, NHGRI_mPanTro3-v2.0_pri, whole genome shotgun sequence, the proteins below share one genomic window:
- the FOLR1 gene encoding folate receptor alpha — MAQRMTTQLLLLLVWVAVVGEAQTRIARARTELLNVCMNAKHHKEKPGPEDKLHEQCRPWRKNACCSTNTSQEAHKDVSYLYRFNWNHCGEMAPACKRHFIQDTCLYECSPNLGPWIQQVDQSWRKERVLNVPLCKEDCEQWWEDCRTSYTCKSNWHKGWNWTSGFNNCPVGAACQPFHFYFPTPTVLCNEIWTHSYKVSNYSRGSGRCIQMWFDPAQGNPNEEVARFYAAAMSGAGPWAAWPFLLSLALMLLWLLS, encoded by the exons ATGGCTCAGCGGATGACAACACAGCTGCTGCTCCTTCTAGTGTGGGTGGCTGTAGTAGGGGAGGCTCAGACAAGGATTGCACGGGCCAGGACTGAGCTTCTCAATGTCTGCATGAACGCCAAGCACCACAAGGAAAAGCCAGGCCCCGAGGACAAGTTGCATGAGCAG TGTCGTCCCTGGAGGAAGAATGCCTGCTGTTCCACCAACACCAGCCAGGAAGCCCATAAGGATGTTTCCTACCTATATAGATTCAACTGGAACCACTGTGGAGAGATGGCACCTGCCTGCAAACGGCATTTCATCCAGGACACCTGCCTCTACGAGTGCTCCCCCAACTTGGGGCCCTGGATCCAGCAG GTGGATCAGAGCTGGCGCAAAGAGCGGGTACTGAATGTGCCCCTGTGCAAAGAGGACTGTGAGCAATGGTGGGAAGATTGTCGCACCTCCTACACCTGCAAGAGCAACTGGCACAAGGGCTGGAACTGGACTTCAG GGTTTAACAACTGCCCAGTGGGAGCTGCCTGCCAGCCTTTCCATTTCTACTTCCCCACACCCACTGTTCTGTGCAATGAAATCTGGACTCACTCCTACAAGGTCAGCAACTACAGCCGAGGGAGTGGCCGCTGCATCCAGATGTGGTTCGACCCAGCCCAGGGCAACCCCAATGAGGAGGTGGCGAGGTTCTATGCTGCAGCCATGAGTGGGGCTGGGCCCTGGGCAGCCTGGCCTTTCCTGCTTAGCCTGGCCCTAATGCTGCTGTGGCTGCTCAGCTGA